A part of Miscanthus floridulus cultivar M001 chromosome 6, ASM1932011v1, whole genome shotgun sequence genomic DNA contains:
- the LOC136461666 gene encoding DCC family protein At1g52590, chloroplastic-like, which yields MAIAGQCSSCNYTSPTAQFQLHRRHGHLPQQPQAARRARWPRMQMAAAAGGGSIKAATDAEFFQPSDTRPIMLFDGVCNLCNGGVRFVREHDPNRSIRYVPLQSESGRKLLQRSGRSPDDISSVVLVEKDRSFIKSEAVLRIMEYLNLPFPQLAIFLNFFPLFLRDFMYDNVANNRYAMFGRSETEACEIL from the exons ATGGCAATCGCCGGGCAGTGCTCCTCCTGCAACTATACGTCACCCACCGCGCAGTTCCAGCTCCACCGACGGCACGGCCACCTGCCGCAGCAGCCCCAAGCCGCACGAAGAGCGCGGTGGCCGAGGATGCAGATGGCCGCAGCTGCCGGCGGCGGGTCCATCAAGGCGGCCACGGACGCCGAGTTCTTCCAGCCCTCCGACACCAGGCCCATCATGCTCTTCGACG GCGTCTGCAACCTCTGCAACGGGGGCGTCCGGTTCGTGCGGGAGCACGACCCCAACAG GAGCATCAGGTACGTGCCGCTGCAGAGCGAGTCCGGAAGGAAGCTCCTGCAGAGGTCAGGGAGGTCCCCTGACGACATCTCCAGTGTTGTTCTCGTCGAGAAAGACAG GTCTTTCATCAAGTCTGAAGCAGTGCTGAGGATAATGGAGTACCTCAACCTGCCCTTCCCGCAGCTTGCCATCTTCCTCAACTTTTTCCCTCT GTTCTTGAGGGACTTCATGTACGATAATGTTGCGAACAACAGGTACGCCATGTTTGGCCGCTCCGAAACAGAAGCATGTGAGATACTGTAA
- the LOC136457656 gene encoding LOW QUALITY PROTEIN: peroxidase 25-like (The sequence of the model RefSeq protein was modified relative to this genomic sequence to represent the inferred CDS: inserted 1 base in 1 codon), with translation MAASEMAGLLLLSFTALLLRSSSVRSQGLQIEFYDSYCPDAEEXRDATIAPGLLRLHFHDCFVRGCDASVLISGASSERSAPQNLGLRGFEVIDDAKSQLEAVCPGVVSCADILALAARDAVDLTGGPSWSVPLGRRDGRLSSASGASALPSPADPVSVQRKKFADQGLSDHDLVTLVGAHTIGQTDCQFFCYRLYNFTATGNADPTISQASLAQLRALCPPPSGAPAGRRVALDEGSPDAFDVSFFKNVRDGGAVLESDHRLWSDAATQGVVQKYAGNVRELFGLRFGYEFPKAMVRMSSIGVKTGGQGEIRRRCSRIN, from the exons ATGGCAGCATCAGAAATGGcaggtcttctcctcctttcgtTCACTGCTCTGCTGCTGAGAAGTTCCTCTGTTCGTAGCCAAGGACTGCAGATCGAATTCTACGACTCCTACTGTCCGGACGCCGAGG ACAGGGATGCCACCATCGCCCCAGGCTTGCTCAGGCTACACTTCCATGACTGTTTTGTTCGG GGGTGCGATGCATCAGTGTTGATCTCTGGAGCATCTTCGGAAAGGAGTGCACCACAGAATCTTGGGCTGAGGGGGTTTGAGGTGATAGATGACGCCAAGTCCCAGCTAGAAGCCGTATGCCCTGGGGTGGTCTCATGCGCTGATATACTTGCTCTCGCCGCGCGTGACGCCGTTGATCTG ACTGGTGGGCCAAGCTGGTCGGTGCCGCTGGGAAGAAGAGACGGAAGACTCTCGTCAGCTTCTGGCGCCAGTGCCTTGCCATCGCCTGCCGATCCTGTATCCGTTCAGAGGAAGAAGTTCGCGGACCAGGGACTGTCAGACCACGACCTCGTCACATTGGTAGGTGCACACACGATCGGGCAGACGGACTGCCAGTTCTTCTGCTACCGGCTGTACAACTTCACGGCGACGGGCAACGCGGACCCGACCATCAGCCAGGCGTCGCTGGCGCAGCTCCGGGCGCTGTGCCCGCCGCCCAGCGGCGCCCCGGCCGGGCGGCGGGTGGCGCTGGACGAGGGCAGCCCCGACGCGTTCGACGTGAGCTTCTTCAAGAACGTCCGCGACGGCGGCGCCGTGCTGGAGTCGGACCATCGGCTGTGGAGCGACGCCGCCACGCAGGGCGTCGTGCAGAAGTACGCCGGCAACGTCCGGGAACTCTTCGGCCTCAGGTTCGGGTACGAGTTCCCCAAGGCCATGGTGAGGATGAGCAGCATCGGGGTGAAGACCGGCGGGCAGGGCGAGATCAGGAGGAGGTGCTCCAGGATCAACTGA
- the LOC136457657 gene encoding cytosolic sulfotransferase 14-like — MSSSSVQTFPKQEADAEGETNPELYQHFANLVSSLPSSKGLSNNRLYRHDRGWHCSVVPIVGAMVADACFNSRPSDIIVATLPKSGTTWMKSLLYATVHRREHPVDDGAAGHPLNSWGPHQLIKFFEYQLYTGDKVPDLDKLPDPRHFATHVPFVSLPRSVVATPGCKIVYVCRDPKDHLISQWDFANKFRVKDGLEPLPLEDAAELFCAGLSPFGPYWDHVLGYWGAHRADPDKVLFFRYEEMQRDPAAHVRRLAEFVGLPFSSGEEDSGVVDAVVALCSFERMRGMAATKGGRTELSFGVVPNSSFFRQGVVGDWVNHLSPEMARRIDAITADKFKGSGLLV; from the coding sequence ATGTCTTCTTCCTCTGTCCAAACCTTTCCCAAGCAAGAAGCCGATGCGGAAGGCGAAACGAACCCTGAACTCTACCAACATTTTGCCAACTTGGTCTCCTCATTGCCGAGCTCCAAAGGCTTGTCCAACAACAGATTATACCGCCACGACCGAGGTTGGCACTGCAGCGTGGTGCCCATAGTGGGCGCCATGGTCGCCGACGCGTGCTTCAACTCGCGCCCCTCGGACATCATCGTCGCCACCCTGCCCAAGTCCGGCACCACGTGGATGAAATCGCTCCTGTACGCCACCGTGCACCGGAGAGAGCACCCCGTCGACGACGGTGCCGCCGGCCATCCTCTCAACAGCTGGGGCCCCCATCAGCTCATCAAGTTCTTCGAGTACCAGCTCTACACAGGGGACAAGGTCCCGGACCTGGACAAGCTCCCGGACCCTCGGCATTTCGCCACGCACGTCCCCTTCGTGTCGCTGCCGAGATCCGTCGTCGCCACGCCGGGCTGCAAGATCGTCTACGTGTGCCGCGACCCCAAGGACCACCTGATCTCGCAGTGGGACTTCGCCAACAAGTTCAGGGTCAAGGACGGGCTCGAGCCCCTCCCCCTGGAGGACGCCGCCGAGCTGTTCTGCGCCGGCCTGTCGCCTTTCGGGCCGTACTGGGACCACGTGCTCGGCTACTGGGGCGCGCACCGGGCGGACCCCGACAAGGTGCTCTTCTTCAGGTACGAGGAGATGCAGAGGGATCCCGCAGCGCACGTCCGCAGGCTGGCGGAGTTCGTGGGCCTCCCCTTCAGCTCCGGGGAGGAGGACAGCGGCGTGGTGGACGCCGTCGTGGCGCTGTGCTCGTTCGAGCGCATGAGGGGCATGGCGGCGACCAAGGGTGGCAGGACGGAGCTCTCGTTCGGCGTGGTGCCCAACAGCTCCTTCTTCCGGCAGGGCGTCGTGGGGGACTGGGTGAACCACCTTTCGCCGGAGATGGCGCGCCGCATTGACGCGATCACTGCGGACAAGTTCAAGGGTTCGGGTCTCCTCGTCTAG